In a genomic window of Gossypium arboreum isolate Shixiya-1 chromosome 7, ASM2569848v2, whole genome shotgun sequence:
- the LOC108478542 gene encoding putative receptor like protein 25: protein MTITKAGVKIKYEKIQASLVVIDLSSNKFDGCIPGNIQILKALQFLNLSNNFLSGPTPLSLANLTNLQALDLSRNKLSREIPQELVQLNFLEFFNLTGPIPQGKQFGTFENLFEGNLGLYENPLSKKCYPEGLSPPPPSLSKKDDGEDSWLQFGWKAIMLGYGSAVVRYPFNPMKHKLFIKYFKRKMQNRRRGRMN from the coding sequence ATGACAATCACAAAGGCAGGCGTGAAAATAAAATACGAGAAGATTCAAGCTTCCTTGGTAGTCATTGATCTCTCAAGCAATAAGTTTGATGGCTGCATTCCAGGAAACATTCAAATTCTAAAGGCACTTCAATTCCTCAACCTTTCTAACAATTTTCTTTCGGGTCCAACTCCATTATCATTAGCAAATCTCACAAACCTCCAAGCTTTGGACCTTTCTCGGAACAAGCTCTCTAGAGAGATCCCTCAGGAGCTAGTGCAACTCAATTtccttgaattttttaatttgaccGGACCTATACCGCAAGGCAAACAATTTGGTACgtttgaaaacttatttgaggGCAACCTAGGATTATATGAGAATCCATTGTCAAAGAAATGCTATCCCGAAGGCTTATCACCACCGCCGCCTTCATTGTCAAAGAAAGATGATGGTGAAGATTCATGGCTTCAATTTGGGTGGAAAGCGATCATGTTGGGATATGGAAGTGCGGTAGTGAGATACCCCTTCAACCCGATGAAACATAAGTTGTTTATCAAGTATTTTAAAAGAAAGATGCAGAATCGAAGGAGGGGTAGGATGAATTAA
- the LOC108478530 gene encoding uncharacterized protein LOC108478530 translates to MLGRPVSYRTRSSRPESLGKNSLHMIANICLTIFVIGALVVTIIAATYEPDDPLFQSPTKITTFLTSISNSTFQSNNTVIRTGEDLMAANQTALATFGSGTDAAETKETNSYETSSSECEVDPKEPLDCKDPEVFQLMMQKAIERFKDIHFNRFGKPTPGPEGNTCDMAWRFRPKQGKATGFNKDYRRFVINRDNCTLSVVSIGEYHSGVNARKKKKKNKNKIPGYEPASGLQDQGSFSLPAAGEMVNDSLPVVESEREFIRRKYLIYVGGADRCKSMKHYLWSFLCALGEAQYLKRTLVMDMTLCLSSVYTSSNLDEEGKDFRFYFDFEHLKQAASVLDQDQFWQLWDKWQRKDKLSLYVAEDFRVSPKKLIEVKHSLIMRKFGFVEPDNYWYRVCEGETGSVVQRPWNLIRKSRRLMDLVAAIGSKLNWDYDSVHIVRGEKARNRHLWPNLAQDTSPDALLSTLQNKIKDGRDVYIATNEPETSFFEPLKHKYTTHFLNDYKELWDKSSEWYSDTAKLNNGAPVEFDDYMRASVDAELFLRGKKQIETFNDLTNDCKDGVNTCNTAAI, encoded by the coding sequence ATGTTGGGTCGTCCTGTGTCCTATAGAACTCGAAGCTCTAGGCCAGAGAGCCTGGGAAAAAATTCTTTACATATGATTGCCAATATTTGTTTAACTATATTCGTAATAGGAGCTCTAGTGGTCACTATTATAGCCGCTACTTATGAACCAGATGACCCATTATTCCAGTCTCCTACCAAGATCACAACTTTCCTCACTTCCATATCAAATTCTACGTTTCAATCGAATAATACTGTCATTAGAACCGGGGAGGATTTAATGGCTGCCAACCAGACTGCACTAGCCACTTTTGGCAGTGGTACTGATGCAGCAGAAACCAAGGAGACGAATTCGTATGAAACTAGTTCATCAGAATGTGAGGTTGATCCCAAAGAGCCACTTGATTGTAAGGATCCAGAAGTGTTTCAATTGATGATGCAAAAGGCAATTGAGCGTTTCAAGGATATACACTTTAACCGGTTCGGGAAGCCAACTCCTGGACCCGAGGGGAATACTTGTGATATGGCCTGGAGGTTTAGGCCTAAGCAAGGGAAGGCAACTGGTTTTAATAAGGACTATAGGCGGTTTGTGATCAATAGAGATAATTGTACGCTTAGTGTGGTGAGCATTGGGGAATATCATTCGGGTGTGAAtgcaaggaagaagaagaagaagaataagaaTAAAATACCTGGATATGAGCCAGCGTCAGGTTTGCAGGACCAAGGTAGTTTCTCTTTGCCTGCTGCTGGGGAAATGGTGAACGATTCACTTCCGGTTGTCGAGTCCGAAAGGGAATTTATTCGTAGGAAGTACTTAATTTATGTGGGTGGTGCAGATAGGTGCAAGAGCATGAAGCATTATTTATGGAGTTTCTTGTGCGCATTGGGGGAAGCACAGTATTTGAAGCGAACTCTGGTTATGGATATGACCCTTTGTTTGTCTTCGGTATACACTTCATCGAACCTGGACGAGGAAGGGAAAGACTTCAGATTCTACTTTGATTTTGAGCATCTGAAACAGGCAGCGTCAGTGTTGGATCAAGATCAATTTTGGCAACTTTGGGATAaatggcaaaggaaagataaATTGAGTCTTTACGTTGCTGAAGATTTCAGGGTATCGCCGAAGAAGCTTATTGAGGTGAAGCATTCTTTGATTATGAGAAAGTTTGGATTCGTAGAGCCGGATAATTACTGGTATAGAGTTTGCGAAGGAGAGACAGGATCTGTTGTTCAAAGGCCATGGAATCTGATAAGGAAATCAAGAAGGTTGATGGATTTAGTTGCAGCAATTGGATCAAAGTTGAACTGGGATTATGACTCTGTTCACATCGTGAGAGGCGAGAAGGCGAGGAACCGGCACCTTTGGCCTAATCTCGCCCAAGACACCTCGCCTGATGCCCTTCTCTCGACCTTACAGAATAAAATTAAAGACGGAAGGGATGTTTATATAGCAACAAATGAACCTGAAACATCCTTCTTTGAACCTTTGAAACACAAATATACCACTCATTTTCTTAACGACTATAAGGAACTTTGGGATAAAAGCAGTGAGTGGTATTCAGACACAGCAAAGCTTAACAATGGAGCTCCTGTCGAATTCGACGATTACATGAGGGCCTCTGTTGATGCAGAACTTTTCTTGAGAGGGAAGAAACAAATCGAAACATTCAACGATCTGACTAACGATTGTAAAGATGGTGTGAACACCTGCAATACTGCAGCCATTTAA
- the LOC128295385 gene encoding uncharacterized protein LOC128295385 — protein sequence MILLEVIVPEWGLHQGDPPSPYLFLFCMEAFLRMLLNAQDVSHIRGIRASKNSPQINHMFFADDALFFVKNKINEVKAIMEILREFGKMSEKMVRDLWVPNSFAWNKDWVCELYGELVWDRICDLPIISNGLNDKALVRIVFFGSSSGRFKVLPKIRVFAWTIGHELLHMNAKISSVKQNARQDYPRCGASEETVIHALKDYLKTNAILAFSGLGGRLIDKEHC from the exons ATGATTCTTTTGGAGGTTATTGTTCCCGAGTGGGGTCTTCATCAGGGGGATCCACCTTCCCCTTACCTTTTCTTATTTTGCATGGAAGCTTTCTTGAGGATGCTTCTTAATGCTCAAGATGTTAGTCATATCCGTGGCATTCGAGCTAGCAAAAATAGCCCTCAGATTAACCACATGTTCTTTGCCGATGATGCCctcttttttgttaaaaataagaTCAATGAAGTTAAGGCTATTATGGAGATTCTTAGAGAATTTGGGAAAATGTCGG AAAAAATGGTTCGTGATCTTTGGGTGCCCAACTCTTTTGCATGGAATAAGGATTGGGTCTGTGAGCTCTATGGTGAGCTTGTGTGGGATCGTATTTGTGACCTCCCTATTATTTCTAATGGTTTGAATGATAAG GCCTTGGTCCGCATTGTCTTTTTTGGAAGTTCATCTGGAAGATTTAAGGTTCTTCCCAAAATTCGTGTTTTTGCTTGGACAATTGGCCATGAACTGCTCCACATGAATGCCAAAATTTCCTCCGTTAAACAGAATGCTAGACAGGACTACCCAAGGTGTGGTGCTAGTGAAGAAACTGTTATTCATGCGCTCAAAGACTACCTGAAAACCAATGCCATTCTTGCGTTCAGTGGTCTCGGTGGTAGGCTCATTGACAAAGAACATTGTTAA